GAAGGACAAGCTCCGGATTCTTCGACTCCTTCGCGAGATATGCGAAGAATGCCTCGCGGTTCACCGTCGGCTCCGCCACGGTCCTACTCATAACGACCTCCATTTTGTCCTCCCCAACCGAAACGTACCTTGCAAACTACACGTCTGCAATTGCAAAAAGCATAGCACGACGTCCGCTGTATGTCAAAATCACGCGCGAAAAGTCGGACGTTTTATTATTCGCCTATTCGCGCGAATAAGGGGCATAAGAATGAGGAATGCGTGGTTACAATCCAATTATCTCCACCACCTTTTCCTTTGAGGTTTGGCCGCTGACGATGGAAACAAGCGAAGGCGCGATGCCAAAATATTCGGCGAGTGCGTCAATGATGGCGAGGTTCGCGCGGTTGTTCACCGGCGGGTCTTTCACGGCAACGATGAAGTGCGTATCATCAACTTTTTCTACGAATTCTTTGCGGGAT
The sequence above is a segment of the bacterium genome. Coding sequences within it:
- a CDS encoding DUF167 domain-containing protein translates to MKIFVHAKPKSRKEFVEKVDDTHFIVAVKDPPVNNRANLAIIDALAEYFGIAPSLVSIVSGQTSKEKVVEIIGL